Proteins encoded together in one Desulfosporosinus meridiei DSM 13257 window:
- a CDS encoding aryl-sulfate sulfotransferase → MTKQIKHEQIAHIITKQNSLEQAMLAEFAAGTYTIANPLVKLNPYGVCPLTAMVLFETPVMTEATIVVKGKEHPGDIRHTFPAGTKHILPVYGLYADYENTVEIVMANGQKNTIHIQTAPIHPDVPLPTSIKTTPEYMGHNLMFLTAAMRSMPVGYDYAGDVRWYSNENFAFDLKRIPNGHILIGTERLVKMPYFTTGLYEMAFSGKIFKEYRTPSGYHHDQFVMEDGNILVLSFDFYSGTVEDMCLLIDPNTGEVLKSWDYKNVLPQNVAGSGSQDEHDWFHNNAVWYDKKTHSLTFSGRHQDAVINLDFETGKLNWILGDPEGWPQEMVDKYFFTPVGDGEFDWQYEQHASVVLPDGDIMLFDNGHFRAKNKKNYLANSKNFSRGVRYRLDTEKMTIQQIWQYGKERGAEFFSPYICNVEYYNEGHYMVHSGGIGYENGETCEGMAVMKVMQPEFKDSITFNSITCELKDDVLMYELQVPANCYRAEKLPLYYAHETAELGAGKLLGNLIETETTKMKIKAQETGELVPEHYEASIIEEEDRLTFNAIFETGEMAQLLLVDEAGEVRRYPINTVAQNFQAMCVGTFQKADPRNVDVFINKTGLSGNYQVMLVAEEKLYETGVTISA, encoded by the coding sequence ATGACAAAGCAGATTAAACACGAACAGATTGCGCATATTATCACAAAACAAAACAGCCTAGAGCAAGCAATGCTGGCGGAATTCGCAGCAGGCACTTATACCATTGCTAACCCTCTGGTTAAATTAAATCCCTATGGGGTTTGTCCTTTAACGGCTATGGTCTTATTTGAAACTCCGGTCATGACGGAAGCGACTATCGTTGTTAAAGGAAAAGAACACCCTGGAGATATTCGCCATACCTTCCCTGCCGGCACTAAGCATATCCTGCCTGTGTATGGCCTTTATGCTGATTATGAAAATACCGTTGAAATTGTCATGGCCAATGGTCAGAAAAACACAATTCATATTCAAACAGCTCCTATCCACCCCGATGTACCCTTACCAACCTCGATTAAGACAACACCTGAGTATATGGGACATAATCTGATGTTCCTGACAGCTGCTATGCGATCGATGCCTGTAGGCTATGACTATGCAGGGGATGTTCGCTGGTATTCTAATGAGAATTTTGCCTTCGATCTGAAGCGTATACCTAATGGACATATTTTAATTGGCACTGAGCGCTTGGTTAAAATGCCTTATTTTACAACCGGACTTTACGAAATGGCCTTTAGCGGTAAGATCTTTAAAGAATACCGTACACCCAGTGGTTATCACCACGACCAATTTGTTATGGAAGATGGCAATATCTTAGTGCTGTCCTTTGATTTTTATTCCGGGACCGTTGAAGACATGTGCTTACTCATCGATCCTAACACAGGGGAAGTCTTAAAGTCTTGGGATTACAAAAACGTCCTGCCTCAGAATGTGGCGGGATCGGGCAGCCAGGACGAGCATGACTGGTTCCATAATAATGCCGTCTGGTATGATAAGAAAACCCACAGCCTGACGTTCTCCGGACGTCATCAGGACGCCGTGATTAACCTTGATTTTGAAACCGGAAAGTTGAATTGGATCCTTGGTGACCCAGAGGGCTGGCCTCAGGAAATGGTTGATAAGTATTTCTTTACCCCCGTTGGCGATGGAGAGTTTGACTGGCAATATGAACAGCATGCCAGTGTTGTTTTGCCGGATGGGGATATTATGCTTTTTGACAACGGCCATTTCAGAGCAAAGAATAAGAAGAACTACTTGGCCAACAGCAAAAACTTCTCCCGTGGCGTCCGCTATCGCCTTGATACGGAGAAAATGACCATCCAACAAATTTGGCAATACGGTAAAGAGCGGGGGGCTGAATTCTTCTCTCCTTATATCTGTAATGTCGAGTACTATAATGAAGGACATTACATGGTTCATTCCGGAGGCATCGGCTACGAGAATGGTGAGACCTGCGAGGGAATGGCCGTAATGAAAGTCATGCAGCCGGAATTTAAGGATAGTATTACCTTCAACTCCATCACCTGTGAACTTAAAGATGATGTCCTGATGTATGAATTACAGGTACCCGCCAATTGCTATCGTGCAGAAAAGCTGCCCCTTTACTATGCTCATGAGACCGCTGAATTAGGTGCCGGAAAACTTCTCGGCAATTTAATTGAGACCGAAACTACGAAAATGAAGATCAAAGCTCAAGAAACCGGTGAATTAGTACCCGAACATTATGAGGCATCCATCATCGAGGAAGAGGACCGCCTGACCTTTAACGCCATTTTTGAAACCGGCGAAATGGCCCAATTGCTCTTAGTAGATGAGGCGGGTGAGGTAAGACGTTATCCTATAAATACCGTCGCTCAGAATTTCCAGGCTATGTGTGTAGGTACTTTCCAAAAGGCTGATCCTCGCAATGTTGACGTATTCATCAATAAAACCGGTCTATCCGGAAACTATCAAGTTATGCTGGTTGCCGAAGAAAAACTTTACGAAACCGGCGTAACGATCTCCGCCTAG
- a CDS encoding DMT family transporter, which produces MSIAYAIWAGVGTALTAVIGILYWKEQLNLYNGLGIVLIIIGVALLNLKGTTH; this is translated from the coding sequence TTGAGTATAGCCTACGCGATTTGGGCCGGGGTAGGAACTGCGTTAACGGCCGTGATCGGCATTCTCTATTGGAAAGAACAACTCAATCTCTATAACGGCTTAGGTATCGTGTTAATTATTATCGGCGTTGCCCTACTTAATTTGAAGGGTACGACACATTAA
- a CDS encoding DUF4085 family protein: MKYLTKEWYELCQRTGLHFGMSVHNGAAVYDEALYLELYKRKEQEFIKSRREVYDVDPRFMLKQDGCTLVPAAKFMNGEGIKEEDKIVHVMPPEEKERIQQLIADYDARPSFDMRQCQEEFPIFQETFRKETSHRLPRELLEQIADMRVFSLGYCTKDILQQLKSLSEENRMTVQRVSNEYSKAQQVEDIPQIIRERFAFHDCLVTAFSVDQDVIMYLDTQGGFTDYNRITFTAAEMIRREEPIIGSTWLYQELYRREKGYEAHMLFGREGMPELIIRCQDIIVEKV, from the coding sequence ATGAAGTATCTTACAAAGGAATGGTACGAGTTGTGCCAGCGTACAGGGCTGCATTTTGGCATGAGCGTACACAACGGCGCAGCTGTTTATGACGAAGCACTCTATTTGGAGCTCTATAAAAGAAAAGAGCAAGAATTCATCAAAAGTCGGCGCGAAGTTTACGATGTTGACCCTCGTTTTATGTTGAAGCAAGACGGGTGCACCCTCGTGCCGGCTGCTAAATTTATGAACGGAGAAGGGATTAAAGAAGAAGATAAAATTGTTCACGTTATGCCGCCCGAAGAAAAAGAGCGCATCCAACAGCTGATAGCGGATTACGATGCCCGCCCGTCCTTCGACATGCGTCAATGCCAGGAGGAATTTCCCATTTTCCAGGAGACATTCCGAAAAGAAACCTCCCACCGGCTTCCCCGCGAGCTTTTGGAGCAAATAGCCGATATGCGGGTGTTCTCCCTGGGTTATTGCACTAAAGACATTCTGCAGCAATTAAAAAGCCTGAGTGAAGAAAACAGAATGACTGTACAGCGGGTTTCAAACGAGTATTCCAAGGCCCAGCAGGTGGAGGACATCCCTCAAATCATCCGGGAAAGATTCGCTTTTCACGATTGCTTGGTAACAGCGTTTAGCGTTGATCAAGATGTTATCATGTATCTCGACACGCAGGGCGGATTCACGGATTATAACAGGATTACCTTTACCGCCGCTGAAATGATCAGGCGGGAAGAGCCTATTATAGGGAGCACTTGGCTTTATCAGGAGCTGTATCGCAGGGAAAAGGGTTATGAAGCCCATATGCTGTTTGGCAGGGAAGGTATGCCTGAGCTGATTATCCGCTGTCAGGATATCATTGTTGAGAAAGTATGA
- a CDS encoding pirin family protein — translation MKRKVSQQVRGYRTKDGAGVSLVRVLGNGTVQEYDPILMLDSFDSTNPEDYTAGFPMHPHRGIETISYVYRGFMTHKDSLGNEDTIGDGEVQWMTAGSGIMHEEKLPAAKRMLGVQLWLNLPAKNKMAPPAYHCIKNSEIEEIKFAWGKLRLLAGEFEGRKGYMGKYLPLNYYDLHLNSNAAIVLNTESERSVMVFTLLGDAYIGGALVKEKTAVKLTAGDEVEIKATDEKAQVLFISSKRLAEPVAWGGPIVMNTKEELNAAFAELRKGTFIQNKISY, via the coding sequence ATGAAAAGAAAAGTCAGTCAACAGGTTAGAGGTTATAGAACAAAGGACGGAGCCGGAGTGAGTTTGGTCAGGGTATTGGGAAACGGGACGGTTCAGGAATATGATCCGATTTTGATGCTCGATTCCTTTGACAGCACAAATCCGGAGGACTACACAGCGGGATTTCCAATGCATCCCCACAGAGGTATTGAAACAATTAGTTATGTGTACCGTGGATTTATGACTCATAAGGACAGCTTAGGAAATGAGGATACAATAGGTGATGGAGAAGTCCAATGGATGACAGCGGGTTCCGGGATTATGCATGAAGAAAAATTGCCGGCTGCCAAGCGGATGCTTGGTGTGCAGCTTTGGCTGAACCTTCCCGCTAAGAACAAAATGGCACCGCCAGCTTATCACTGTATTAAAAACTCCGAAATTGAGGAAATCAAGTTTGCTTGGGGCAAGCTTAGATTGTTGGCGGGCGAATTTGAGGGAAGAAAAGGATATATGGGCAAATATCTTCCGCTTAACTATTACGATTTGCACCTCAACTCCAATGCAGCGATTGTTTTGAATACAGAAAGTGAGCGCTCTGTCATGGTGTTTACTCTTTTAGGGGACGCCTATATCGGAGGTGCTCTGGTAAAGGAAAAGACGGCAGTAAAGCTTACTGCTGGAGATGAGGTAGAGATCAAGGCTACAGATGAAAAAGCCCAAGTTTTATTTATAAGTTCAAAGCGACTGGCTGAACCGGTGGCTTGGGGCGGTCCTATCGTAATGAACACAAAAGAAGAATTAAATGCAGCGTTCGCTGAATTAAGAAAAGGCACATTTATCCAAAATAAAATCTCTTACTGA
- a CDS encoding LysR family transcriptional regulator: MRIEQLQHVIEIDNKKSISKAAKTFFMSQPQLSHSVKTLETELGYKIFRRNKEGLIPTAQGKEVLKLAREIINNVEEMKTIGSREGDLAGNLSLTLEPAVFNAFASQLVKRFYNMYHNANLMITEDMPLSVIENVANGTCALGVTGWPDEQDETRKQLLDAQNIAYHDVLKDYFGLMVGDRHPLSQKEVITLRDLEDMTFVDYNGFTESYLRMFGIKPKKPSIIVYNREVLKSVIAANEGIAIFPRCFSFNDIYFQQGLIKIRGIEKVTDQVKMTMYLLYYRAGHLSPLTKQLIRMIIEITRENILRSLAYHAHRTV; this comes from the coding sequence ATGCGCATAGAACAGCTCCAGCATGTTATAGAAATTGACAACAAAAAATCCATATCTAAAGCGGCTAAAACCTTCTTTATGAGCCAGCCCCAGCTCAGTCACTCGGTTAAGACACTGGAAACGGAGCTGGGTTATAAAATTTTCCGGCGCAATAAAGAGGGTCTTATTCCTACCGCTCAAGGAAAAGAAGTTTTGAAATTAGCTCGGGAAATCATCAATAATGTGGAAGAAATGAAAACCATCGGCAGCAGGGAAGGAGACCTGGCGGGGAATTTGAGCTTGACACTTGAACCCGCTGTTTTTAATGCCTTTGCTTCTCAACTCGTTAAACGCTTTTATAATATGTATCACAATGCCAACCTGATGATTACCGAAGATATGCCTCTCTCAGTGATTGAGAACGTGGCAAACGGGACTTGCGCCTTGGGGGTTACCGGCTGGCCCGATGAACAGGATGAGACCAGGAAGCAGCTCCTCGATGCTCAAAATATTGCCTATCATGACGTGTTGAAGGACTATTTTGGCTTAATGGTCGGGGACAGGCATCCTTTATCCCAAAAAGAGGTCATCACCTTAAGGGATCTTGAAGATATGACCTTTGTGGATTATAACGGCTTCACGGAAAGCTATTTAAGAATGTTTGGGATAAAACCCAAGAAGCCATCCATTATTGTTTATAACCGTGAAGTTTTAAAATCAGTCATTGCTGCCAATGAAGGAATTGCTATTTTTCCGCGTTGCTTTTCATTTAATGATATTTATTTCCAGCAGGGATTAATTAAAATACGAGGGATAGAAAAGGTTACGGACCAGGTAAAAATGACCATGTATCTCCTCTATTACCGGGCCGGCCACTTATCCCCTTTAACCAAGCAGCTGATTAGAATGATTATTGAGATAACTCGAGAAAATATACTAAGGAGCCTGGCCTATCATGCGCATAGAACAGTTTAA
- a CDS encoding LysR family transcriptional regulator yields MRIEQFKQIVKIQEQQSISKAASDLFISQPSLSISVNNLEEELGLKIFERSKAGVAATEQGKEILKLAENILNLSDKIIGIMEETNVSIRNLQMALPAAFANVIVPGLLRQFRELYPNVNLHIHETTYYEIVDLMDKGIYSIGIVSFGNGMEYNFFNQLKEKNIAWEKVPGGEHLKLSLFISSNNPLAEREWVSAAELKNIRMISYKENYARMSKDLERSLYKPVVVRDIELLKKLISDDFGFSIFPETLAVNDLYVKSGRIKVIPIKGIELNEQANIYILYSNRESLSFIERELMAIVKELIADQL; encoded by the coding sequence ATGCGCATAGAACAGTTTAAACAAATTGTTAAGATTCAGGAGCAGCAATCCATCTCCAAAGCGGCCAGCGACCTGTTTATCAGCCAGCCTTCCTTAAGTATATCTGTCAATAACCTGGAAGAGGAACTGGGTCTGAAAATATTTGAACGAAGCAAAGCTGGAGTTGCCGCCACGGAACAAGGGAAAGAGATATTAAAGCTGGCAGAAAATATTCTCAACTTAAGTGACAAGATCATTGGAATCATGGAGGAGACTAATGTCTCTATCAGGAATCTGCAGATGGCACTACCGGCTGCCTTTGCCAATGTTATAGTGCCGGGACTCCTCAGGCAGTTCCGAGAACTCTACCCTAATGTAAACCTGCATATTCATGAGACGACTTATTATGAAATAGTCGATTTGATGGATAAAGGCATCTATTCCATAGGCATCGTCAGCTTCGGGAATGGTATGGAATACAATTTCTTTAACCAGCTCAAGGAGAAAAACATTGCCTGGGAAAAGGTTCCCGGTGGAGAGCATTTAAAACTTTCCCTTTTTATCAGCAGCAATAATCCTTTGGCTGAGCGGGAATGGGTCAGTGCTGCTGAGCTGAAGAACATACGGATGATTTCTTACAAAGAAAACTACGCCAGGATGTCCAAAGACCTGGAACGTTCACTCTACAAACCGGTAGTCGTCAGAGATATTGAACTGTTAAAGAAACTGATCAGCGATGACTTTGGTTTTTCGATTTTTCCGGAGACCCTGGCAGTTAATGATCTCTACGTAAAAAGCGGGAGAATCAAGGTTATTCCTATTAAAGGCATAGAGTTAAACGAACAAGCCAATATTTATATCCTCTACTCCAACAGGGAATCCTTATCCTTTATCGAACGGGAATTAATGGCAATTGTCAAAGAGTTGATTGCAGATCAGTTGTAA
- a CDS encoding SLC13 family permease — protein sequence MAEELDGNKELLKVFGYLVIVGLGWILPAPEPITPIGVKVFFVFLAVVYGWTVTGQVWPSLLSCIMFPLTGVVTMKEFIAMGWGSDAFYFMVLAFVLIKFLEQVGVSQFLAAWLMSRKFIQGHPWRLIFMIMLTAYVICSLVNIFIGIFLVWEIVYNITKIVKLKPMDKFPTLMVFGVAMMGALSLSAMPWGSNAIVNLAVYANLAGEPGNMIRYIIYTVPVGILSIFAYLVLCKYVFGLDITPLKEITGAMIDPKDLDMTKSKKIAFLALSVFIALLLIPSLLPKATLIYQVLNNLGVVGVIVFVFAALSLIKVDGENIFDFAALARGGVPWNMVVMTVIILAIGGCLMNPATGINAYLQQNLTPLLTSLSPFVFVIAITIITFVLTNFMINMVVVALLLPVVINMSSVLGIHPEQISYLIMVVSTNAILTPVASAASVILFPNTKWIRTKDIYQYGVITAMVITVIAFAVSYLFMGIFY from the coding sequence ATGGCAGAAGAATTGGATGGCAACAAAGAATTACTCAAAGTCTTTGGATATCTTGTAATTGTTGGCTTAGGCTGGATTTTACCTGCTCCGGAACCAATTACTCCCATAGGAGTTAAAGTGTTTTTTGTTTTTCTGGCAGTGGTTTACGGCTGGACGGTAACCGGCCAGGTCTGGCCCAGCTTGCTGAGCTGTATAATGTTCCCGCTGACGGGTGTGGTTACAATGAAGGAATTTATCGCCATGGGCTGGGGCTCGGATGCTTTCTATTTCATGGTACTGGCCTTTGTTTTAATCAAGTTTCTGGAACAAGTGGGGGTAAGCCAATTCCTGGCTGCCTGGCTGATGAGCCGCAAGTTTATCCAGGGACATCCCTGGCGCTTGATTTTCATGATTATGCTGACAGCTTATGTTATATGCAGTTTAGTTAACATCTTTATTGGCATTTTCTTAGTTTGGGAAATTGTCTACAACATTACCAAGATTGTTAAGCTAAAACCTATGGATAAATTCCCAACCTTGATGGTCTTTGGGGTCGCTATGATGGGAGCTCTCAGCCTTTCGGCCATGCCCTGGGGCAGCAATGCCATTGTCAACTTGGCAGTTTACGCCAATTTGGCGGGCGAACCCGGCAACATGATCCGCTATATTATTTATACAGTACCGGTGGGTATCCTATCGATATTTGCTTATCTTGTCCTCTGTAAATATGTTTTCGGGCTGGATATAACTCCTCTCAAAGAAATAACCGGGGCCATGATTGACCCAAAAGATCTGGACATGACCAAGTCGAAAAAAATAGCCTTTCTCGCTCTAAGTGTCTTTATTGCTCTCTTACTTATCCCAAGTTTATTGCCTAAAGCCACGCTCATCTATCAGGTGCTCAATAATCTGGGGGTAGTCGGAGTTATTGTCTTCGTCTTTGCCGCTCTGTCCCTGATCAAGGTTGACGGTGAGAATATATTTGATTTTGCTGCTCTCGCCAGGGGGGGAGTACCCTGGAACATGGTGGTTATGACTGTGATTATTTTAGCCATCGGTGGTTGTTTAATGAACCCGGCTACGGGGATCAACGCTTATCTTCAGCAGAATCTGACCCCGCTGCTCACCAGTTTGTCCCCCTTTGTGTTCGTTATTGCTATCACAATAATCACCTTTGTCCTGACCAACTTCATGATTAACATGGTGGTTGTGGCGCTGCTTTTGCCCGTAGTGATCAATATGTCCTCAGTGCTGGGCATCCATCCGGAACAAATCTCTTACCTGATTATGGTGGTTAGTACTAATGCCATCTTAACCCCTGTCGCCTCAGCCGCTTCGGTGATCTTGTTCCCGAATACTAAGTGGATCCGAACCAAGGATATTTATCAGTACGGTGTGATCACGGCTATGGTCATCACAGTCATCGCCTTTGCCGTCAGCTACCTCTTCATGGGTATCTTCTATTAA
- a CDS encoding aryl-sulfate sulfotransferase yields the protein MGHPSVHPTGVTIYNPEKCFNGYTIFPANEHGATLIDMNGGVVSFWKDLQGFPSKLLKGGYVMGSLGERTMLCGFQDQLDLVQVDWDGNIVWKFDRLEYIEDPGEEPQWMARQHHDYQREGNPVGYYVPGMECQTDSGNTLILCHRNLYNHKITDKKLHDDTIVEVDWQGNIVWEWALNEHFDELGFNNAAKSALFRDPNMTAAGADWMHVNSMSTLGPNKFYDAGDERFHPDNIIIDGRETNIIAIIAKETGKIVWKLGPNYDENEQIRKIGVIIGQHHAHMIPAGLPGAGNILIFDNGGWAGYDNPSQITATGNKAVRRDYSRVLEIDPTTMEIVWQFSPAEMGHGMPFHASHFYSPFISSAQRLPNGNTLITEGSDGRLIEVTSEHEVVWEYISPYWGSEGGIPINMIYRAYRYPYDYVPQLAKPEEVAIERIDNKDYRLPGAKGKEPQRTVEVAGTKGYGESAGFCVQKE from the coding sequence ATGGGTCATCCATCAGTCCATCCAACAGGGGTTACAATTTATAATCCGGAAAAGTGTTTCAACGGTTATACTATTTTCCCGGCGAACGAGCATGGGGCAACCTTAATCGATATGAACGGCGGTGTAGTCAGCTTCTGGAAGGATCTCCAAGGCTTCCCCAGCAAGCTGTTAAAAGGCGGCTATGTCATGGGCAGTCTGGGAGAACGAACAATGTTATGTGGTTTCCAGGATCAGCTTGATTTGGTTCAAGTAGATTGGGACGGCAATATCGTCTGGAAATTTGACCGTTTAGAGTACATCGAAGATCCGGGCGAAGAGCCTCAATGGATGGCCAGACAGCATCACGATTATCAGAGGGAAGGCAATCCCGTCGGCTACTATGTACCGGGTATGGAATGCCAAACTGACAGCGGCAACACCTTGATTTTATGTCACCGCAACTTATACAATCACAAGATTACGGATAAAAAGCTCCACGATGATACGATTGTCGAAGTGGACTGGCAAGGAAATATTGTCTGGGAATGGGCCCTTAATGAGCATTTTGATGAACTTGGCTTTAATAATGCCGCTAAAAGCGCCTTATTCAGAGACCCGAACATGACAGCGGCCGGGGCAGACTGGATGCACGTCAACAGCATGAGCACTCTCGGTCCCAATAAATTCTACGATGCCGGGGACGAGCGCTTCCATCCGGATAACATCATCATTGACGGCCGGGAAACCAATATCATCGCCATTATTGCCAAAGAAACCGGTAAGATCGTCTGGAAACTCGGTCCTAATTATGATGAAAATGAACAAATCCGTAAGATCGGAGTGATCATCGGTCAGCACCACGCCCACATGATCCCTGCCGGTTTGCCTGGGGCAGGCAATATCCTGATCTTTGACAACGGCGGCTGGGCCGGCTATGACAACCCCAGCCAGATCACCGCCACAGGAAATAAAGCTGTGCGCAGGGATTATTCCCGGGTTTTAGAAATCGATCCTACAACCATGGAGATCGTCTGGCAGTTTTCCCCGGCGGAAATGGGGCATGGTATGCCTTTCCACGCCTCCCATTTCTACAGCCCCTTTATCAGCAGTGCCCAGAGGCTGCCTAACGGCAACACCCTGATTACGGAAGGTTCCGATGGCCGTTTAATTGAAGTTACCAGCGAGCATGAAGTCGTTTGGGAGTATATTTCTCCCTATTGGGGCTCAGAGGGGGGGATTCCTATCAATATGATCTACCGTGCCTACCGTTATCCTTATGATTATGTGCCCCAATTGGCAAAACCTGAAGAAGTAGCCATTGAGCGAATTGACAATAAGGACTACAGACTGCCGGGAGCCAAAGGTAAGGAACCCCAAAGAACCGTTGAAGTGGCGGGAACAAAGGGGTATGGAGAATCTGCCGGTTTCTGTGTGCAAAAAGAGTAG
- a CDS encoding thioredoxin family protein: MSLKQLKATGFEEVVYHNGESCLVIFSRKDCHVCKEVVPVLEQLQPQYEKKFGFYYVDVEEDKALFQRFSLKGVPQILYFKGGQYQGKQAGKVEDDQVEEKIADILK, encoded by the coding sequence ATGTCTTTAAAGCAATTAAAAGCTACCGGTTTTGAAGAAGTTGTCTATCATAACGGCGAATCATGTCTGGTTATCTTCTCCAGGAAAGATTGTCACGTTTGTAAAGAAGTTGTTCCGGTCTTAGAACAGCTGCAGCCACAATATGAGAAAAAGTTCGGTTTTTATTATGTAGACGTTGAAGAAGATAAGGCCTTATTCCAACGGTTTTCTTTAAAAGGGGTACCCCAGATCCTCTACTTTAAGGGCGGTCAATACCAGGGAAAGCAAGCCGGTAAGGTTGAGGATGACCAAGTTGAAGAAAAAATAGCCGACATCCTGAAGTAA
- a CDS encoding FAD-dependent oxidoreductase: MANSYDLIIIGGGPAGLSAAVYGGRAKLKTLVIDKGEVGGLVNTTREIVNYPGYPQISGPDLMKEFKKHAETFGVEFLKGEVVRTDFSQAEKKVVLKKGRELFGKAVILACGSEPRLLNIPGEKRLRGMGVAYCATCDAEFFEGDEVVVVGSGDQAIEEGMFIAKFARKVTVIVLHDEGILDCNKVSAERAFNHEKMAFIWNSTVEEVLGEENVEAVKIRNLKTGLTSELSCQGVFFFVGMVPSTGYLQDSGLEMDKRGYIPVTEQMETNLAGIYAVGDNRVKYLRQVVSATGDGATAAVAAERYIEELDAFNSNVLQSEKKVLLLFFNAQDNASLSYRTVLEEINRKDGLDCKIVSLDTATKKNLAEKYAVKNVPTVLVLDKGREIHRLEGMEVLTSAHWKVMVG, encoded by the coding sequence ATGGCAAACAGCTATGATTTAATAATCATTGGCGGCGGACCTGCCGGACTCTCTGCTGCCGTCTATGGCGGCAGGGCAAAACTCAAGACCTTGGTTATCGACAAGGGAGAGGTTGGCGGCTTAGTCAACACTACCCGGGAAATCGTCAATTATCCCGGCTACCCACAGATCAGCGGACCGGATCTCATGAAGGAGTTCAAGAAACATGCCGAAACCTTTGGGGTGGAATTTTTAAAAGGTGAGGTGGTCCGGACGGATTTTTCCCAGGCAGAGAAGAAAGTAGTGCTGAAAAAGGGCCGGGAGCTTTTCGGGAAAGCGGTGATCTTAGCCTGTGGCAGCGAGCCGAGGCTGCTGAATATTCCCGGGGAAAAACGGCTGCGGGGTATGGGCGTAGCCTATTGTGCCACCTGTGATGCGGAGTTCTTCGAAGGGGACGAGGTGGTGGTTGTGGGCAGCGGTGACCAGGCCATTGAAGAAGGCATGTTCATCGCCAAGTTCGCTCGTAAAGTAACGGTCATCGTTTTGCATGACGAGGGTATTCTTGACTGCAATAAAGTCAGTGCTGAACGGGCCTTTAATCACGAAAAAATGGCATTCATCTGGAATTCAACCGTCGAAGAAGTCCTGGGAGAAGAGAATGTTGAGGCAGTAAAAATCAGGAATTTGAAAACCGGTTTGACTTCAGAGCTTAGTTGTCAGGGCGTCTTTTTCTTTGTAGGAATGGTTCCCTCCACGGGCTATCTTCAAGACAGCGGTCTGGAGATGGATAAACGGGGGTATATCCCTGTTACAGAGCAAATGGAAACTAACTTGGCTGGGATTTATGCGGTGGGGGACAACCGGGTAAAATATCTCCGGCAAGTTGTCTCGGCTACCGGGGACGGGGCAACGGCGGCTGTTGCAGCCGAGCGGTATATCGAAGAACTGGATGCCTTTAACAGCAATGTGCTGCAAAGTGAGAAAAAAGTCCTGTTGCTATTCTTTAATGCTCAAGACAATGCCAGCCTGAGTTATCGCACAGTGTTAGAGGAAATAAACCGGAAAGACGGTCTGGACTGCAAAATCGTCAGCTTGGATACAGCAACGAAAAAAAATCTTGCTGAGAAATATGCGGTAAAGAATGTTCCCACAGTTCTGGTGCTGGATAAGGGGAGGGAAATCCACCGGCTTGAGGGCATGGAGGTC